Genomic DNA from Filimonas effusa:
CTCAGCTTCGAGACGGAGCTTTTTATCGGTTTCCGTATCGTGCTGTTCGTTGAGTTCCTTGTAAGTGATGTTAAACCCTTCGAGAGAGGCCTTGGCCAGCTCTACGGCAATCTCCTTGTATTCTTTTTTGATCTCGTAATACTTCTCCGCCTTTTTAGCCTGGTTTTCAAGCGTCTTCAACTGGTTGTTGATCTCGAATAACAAGTCCTCGATACGGTTCAGATCCTGCTCCGTAGCATCGAGTTTAGATTTCGCTTCCTTTTTACGGGTTTTATAAATGGTGATACCAGCCGCTTGTTCCAGCATACGCCGGCGGCTGTTTTCCTTGTCCTTGATAATATCGTCAACCATGCCCAGCTCAATGATGGCATAGCTGTCCGTGCTAACCCCGGTATCCATGAACAGGTTGTGGATGTCTTTCATACGACAGGCCACATCATTCAGGCGGTATTCGCTGTCCCCGTTTTTATAGAAACGGCGCGTAATGGTAACGGTACTGAACTCCGTAGGCAGCAGGTTCTTGGTGTTCTCGAAAGTGAGGCTTACCTCCGCAAGCCCGCTGGGACTGCGTGTTTTACTTCCGTTAAACACCAGCGCCTCCAGGTTCTCGCTTCGCAGGGCCGAGATCTTCTGCTCCCCTATCACCCAGCGGATAGAGTCGATAATATTGCTTTTCCCACAGCCATTGGGACCAATGATTCCGGTAATACCTTCATCAAAGTTCACGACAGTTTTATCGGCAAAACTCTTGAAACCTTTAATTTCTAATTGTTTTAATCTCACAATTACCCATTTTAGCAACTGCGAACATAAGCGAAAAAGGCAAAAAAACGGGTTTTCAGTTGCCGATTGTGGACAATTGGTGCGCAGGCGCTCCATCCGACACCTATTTTCAGTGGTGAATCCGTATTTGTTTTCCTACCGTTTTAGCCCTTATTTTTGCCGGCGAATAAACAAAGTGTAGTAAACCATATATGAGACGAGTTGTAGTTACGGGGATCGGCGCATTGACGCCCTTAGGAAATAACGTGAATGACTTCTGGGCAGGATTAATAGCTGGAAAAAGCGGCGCAGCGCCCATCACACGTTTCGACGCTTCCAAATTTAAAACCAGGTTCGCCTGCGAGTTGAAAAATTTCGACCCGCTTAACCATATCGAAAAAGCAGAAGCCAGGCGCTATGATCTGTTTACACAGTATGCCCTGATTTCTACTGAAGAAGCGATCAAAAACGCCAATATCGACTTTTCAACGCTGAATAAAGACCGTATCGGCGTTATCTGGGGCTCCGGGAACGGCGGCATCAATACCTTCCAGGACCAGGTAATGGAATTTGCGAAAGGAGACGGCACTCCCCGTTTCAACCCTTTCTTCATTCCTAAAATGATCGTGGATATCGCTTCAGGTATCATTTCCATTAAACACGGCCTGCGCGGGGTAAATTTTACAACCGTATCGGCTTGTGCTACCTCCAATACCGCTATCATCGACGCCTTCAACTATATCCGTTGGGGTAAAGCCGACATGATCATCACCGGCGGTTCCGAAGCACCTATCAATGAAAGTGGCATCGGCGGCTTCAACGCAGCTAAAGCATTGTCTACCAATAACGATAACTACCTCGAGGCTTCCCGTCCTTTCGACGTGAACCGCGATGGTTTCGTTATGGGCGAAGGCTCCGGCACCCTCATTCTCGAAAGTTATGAGCATGCCATCAAACGTGGCGCTCCTATCCTCGCCGAAGTAGCCGGCGGCGGTATGGCCGGCGATGCCTACCACCTGACCGGCACACATCCCGATGGCGACGGCGCTTACCTGGGTATGCAGGCCGCCCTTGAAGACGCAGGTTTGCAGGCATCCGATGTCGACTACCTGAATGCACACGCCACCTCTACGCCTACAGGCGATAACAGCGAACTGAAAGCAGCGGAAAGAATGTTTGGCGCCAATACAAGCCTGAACGTCAGCGCTACCAAATCAATGACCGGCCACCTGCTGGGTGCTGCCGGCGCCATTGAAGCCATCGCTTGTATCAAAGCCATCCAGGAAGGAATTATCCCGCCAACCATCAATACAAAAGAACCGGAACCGGCTTTTGCAGAGAAATTCAACCTCACCCTGGGTCAAGCCCAGAAGAAAACCGTAAACGTTGCCATGAGCAACACGTTCGGTTTCGGCGGGCACATAGCCACCAGCATCTTCAAAAAATTAGATGCATAAACAGCATTACAGGCAGTTACCGGATGCACGTTAAGTAAATCATAGGTAAGGATCATAAGTGCTCCCTGATATCTGGAAAATAACAATAGCCCCGCAAAACCGGGGCTATTGTTATTTTAGGGCCAATGCTAAAAAAATGCGGCTTTTTAAAGAAGCTCTTGAGAAGCTTTAAAGAAGCTTTAAGGAAGCTTTGAGGCGTACTTGCCGAAACCGCCCTTTTTTTTAGCAAAAGCCGAATTTTCTTAGCAAAATGAAATCGTGGGCAATTAAGAATCAATGCCAAGGATAAGATAAATCACACCTGCGGAACTCCGGTGTACTTCTATATAAGATAAATAAAGGTCGGAGATATCATGGCCCCAAATCCCATATTCGCCATCTGTTTCATTCCGGTTAATAAGCCCCTCCCTTTTTTCTGCAGGAACCGTTTTGGTTTTGGCTGAAGCCTCCTCCTTCCGGTAAATCGAATGGTAAATGCTGCTGACATGCTCAATCATTTCCTTTCTTGAAAACCCACCCTTCTTAGTAGTAAGTTCAAAATTCGCCGGCCGGTTCAACGGATAATCAGCAACAACCACAACCTTTGCATAAGGAAGTATCATTTCATTGGGATTAACCAGGTTAGGAAGTGATTGCTCGGGTTTATCAATACTGATTCCCCCAATCAAACCATTTTGGGCATATTGTTTTTCCTCCTTTGTCACCGCCTTTAAGAAAATATCAATGGTTGATATAGCTGGCCCTATGGTGTCTTGCGAACCAGTTGGCAACGCAATACCAGCCAAGCTATCTGCAAAAGCTAAATCAGTATCGATCGAATTCTTTCCATGAGTAGCAGCAGTATTGTCTGTAGCACCTTTCTTTTGACCACAGCTACAGTTAAGTATACTCCATAAAAAGGCGAAGAAAACCAGGTTTCGTGTCATCATATTCAGGGTTGTTATTTCTCTACCCAATTATATCCAGGTGCAGCTGCCCAAAGTTCTGAAGCGAAGAAAGCTTAAGGTCTGCTGCGCCCCAACGCTCCTCCTTTAACTGCGAATGGTGTGGCACCACTACGCATTTCATACGCGCAGCTTTGGCGGCGATCATGCCATTGAACGAGTCTTCAAAAGCAATACAGCTGGTAGGCGCTACATCCAATTTGGCGGCACAATCGAGATACACCTGCGGATGTGGTTTACCGTAAGCCAGTTGACCCGCCGAAGCGGTGGCATTAAGAAAATTGCGGATGCCGCAGATATCCACCACCAGTTCTATCAATCCCTGCGGCGAAGAAGATGCCAGTCCTATCTTAAATTCGTGCTGGGCAAAGAAATCGAAGATATAGCCCACACCAGGCATGATTTTGCCTTTGGCAGCAACTTTATCGGATACCAGCTGAATGATCTCCTGCTCTCCCTTGGGATCTTCCGATTCAGGGATATTATGAAAACGAAACCACCACTGCACAAACTCCCTGGTGCGGAGTCCGGTAGTGGTGGCATATTGTTCATGAGATAATTTAAACCCGTATTTACTGAACAGTTCATCTGCTGCCTCGGCCCATAACGGCTCACTGTCTATCAATAAGCCATCCATATCAAAAATAACTGTGTCCAGTAAACGTTTGCCCATAATGCTGAATTGTAGGTGTGTGGTTTTATTATGGGCGCAAAGATAACAGGATTTACCTCAGTGTACTTACTTCAGTAAAAACGTAACCATCACGCTGAACTGCAGCTTGATCTTCTTGAAATCAACGTTCATGGGAGCAGCAGCAACCTCATCCATCATTGCATTCGCATACATACGCGCCTGCGGATATACCACATCGGAACCTTCATTCATATCATTGATGGTAAGTGCACCTGCTACCTGCTCGTCTATGGCGCCGGCCAGATATACCGCTTTTTCTTTAGCCGATTTAATCGCCTGTATCTTCAGCTGTTTCTTGTACTCAGTTAATTTACTGTGAGAAACACGGGAAATATTAAAGCTTTGTGTGGCTTCATCATCCAGCTTTTCAACCAGCTCATCCATTTTAGCTGTAGTAGATAGCTTAATGGAATAAGTGATGCTTGCTTTCAAATCGGGATCTTTCTTTTTCTTTTTGGTGATCCACGCATTGCCATCATAGCCGGAATAGCTTTGAACACTGATGTCTTTCTCGGTAAGACCAATGGCCTTGCAGGCATTCAGGAAGTCATTTTTAATCTTTTCAATGTCAACCTTTGTATTAGCTTTTTTGTCATACTCTTTTAAGGTCACCTGTACATAAATTTCATCAGGAACTATTTCGGACTCGGCTGTGCCTGTAACAGATATAGTTTTCTGCTTAATCGTAGGTTCTTGCGCTGTAGCAGCTAAAAAGGTTATAGCGGCTAATAAGGTCATCATAATCTGCTTCATAAAGTATGTTTTTAGTAGGATGATGCAAAGATTACAATTACATAACCACAAAATTTATGGTTCATTACCTTAACAATTTATTGACAATGCGTATTTTGCAACCTTTAAGGTCTGATATAAACAGTCATTCATGAAGCAGATGTCAGAAAAATTGAAGAAGGTGCGGCTGGTACGGGCCTTTGTTTATGGTGTTGTTGGAGCAATTTCATATCCCGGGCTTGTATGGGTAAACCGGTTAAAAATAGAGGGTACGGAGCATATAGCACATCTTCCCAGGAAAAATGTACTGTTTGTAAGCAATCACCAGACCTATTTCGCAGACGTGATCACCTTTCTGCATATCTTCTGTGCCGTAAAATGGCGTAAGAAGAACCGCCTTGGTATCCCTTATTATCTGCTGAATCCTTTCACCAATGTATATTATGTAGCGGCCGAAGAAACAATGAACGGCAGCTTCGTAAGCCGTTTGTTCAAGCTTGCGGGCGCATTAACCGTAAAACGTACCTGGCGCAGGGAAGGCAGCGAAACAAGACGTGGCCTCGATCCTTCCGATACAAGAAAAATAGAACGCGCTTTACAGGATAGCTGGGTAATAACTTTCCCACAGGGCACCACCAAGCCTTTTGCACCCGGACGTAAAGGCACAGCTCATATCATAAAACGTAACCGCCCCATTGTAGTTCCTGTAGTGATCAATGGTTTCTGGCGCGCTTTCACTAAAAAAGGGTTGGTCTTTAAAAAGAAGGGGGCCCTGCTTACAGTAAGGATTAAACCACCTATGACAATAGATTACGAACAACCTGTAGAAGTGATATTGGAACAGGTAATGGACGCCATAGAACAGAGCAAAACCTATATGCTCAAAGGCCGTCACCATCGCTTAAAACAAATGGCCAGCGCTAAAGTATAACGCCGGCCATTTAAATATCATATTAAGTGAGGTCTCCTGCTTGAGTCAGGTCTTCTGTCATCTACGCTAATTCTCTGTAAAATAAGCCTTCAACTCGCTGGCTTCTCCTGGTTTCATCTTACCGGCAAGAACAAGCCTTAATTGCCTGCGGCGCAACGCACCTTCAAACAACCGTTTCTCTTCTTCCGTTTCAGGCTCCACACGTGGTACCTGGCGGGGATTGCTGTTGGGATCAAGTGCTACAAACGTATAGTACGCCTCATTACTTTCATAACTATACTGGTGCAAATGATCTTCACCCCATACCTTCAGATGAATTTCCATAGAAGTGTTGAAAGCCCTCGTTATCTTGGCCTCGATATGAACGGTATTGCCAATTTTGATAGGAGTTTTAAAACTCAGGTTATCAACGCTGGCTGTCATACACGGTGCATTGCAATGTTTGCCTGCTGCAATAGCCGCAGCAATATCCATCCAATACATCAGACGTCCGCCCATAAGGTTACCGAAAATATTCGTGTCATTGGGCAATACCAG
This window encodes:
- a CDS encoding SIMPL domain-containing protein yields the protein MKQIMMTLLAAITFLAATAQEPTIKQKTISVTGTAESEIVPDEIYVQVTLKEYDKKANTKVDIEKIKNDFLNACKAIGLTEKDISVQSYSGYDGNAWITKKKKKDPDLKASITYSIKLSTTAKMDELVEKLDDEATQSFNISRVSHSKLTEYKKQLKIQAIKSAKEKAVYLAGAIDEQVAGALTINDMNEGSDVVYPQARMYANAMMDEVAAAPMNVDFKKIKLQFSVMVTFLLK
- a CDS encoding acyl-CoA thioesterase, with the translated sequence MQVKKASESFTIMNELVLPNDTNIFGNLMGGRLMYWMDIAAAIAAGKHCNAPCMTASVDNLSFKTPIKIGNTVHIEAKITRAFNTSMEIHLKVWGEDHLHQYSYESNEAYYTFVALDPNSNPRQVPRVEPETEEEKRLFEGALRRRQLRLVLAGKMKPGEASELKAYFTEN
- the hxpB gene encoding hexitol phosphatase HxpB — its product is MGKRLLDTVIFDMDGLLIDSEPLWAEAADELFSKYGFKLSHEQYATTTGLRTREFVQWWFRFHNIPESEDPKGEQEIIQLVSDKVAAKGKIMPGVGYIFDFFAQHEFKIGLASSSPQGLIELVVDICGIRNFLNATASAGQLAYGKPHPQVYLDCAAKLDVAPTSCIAFEDSFNGMIAAKAARMKCVVVPHHSQLKEERWGAADLKLSSLQNFGQLHLDIIG
- the fabF gene encoding beta-ketoacyl-ACP synthase II gives rise to the protein MRRVVVTGIGALTPLGNNVNDFWAGLIAGKSGAAPITRFDASKFKTRFACELKNFDPLNHIEKAEARRYDLFTQYALISTEEAIKNANIDFSTLNKDRIGVIWGSGNGGINTFQDQVMEFAKGDGTPRFNPFFIPKMIVDIASGIISIKHGLRGVNFTTVSACATSNTAIIDAFNYIRWGKADMIITGGSEAPINESGIGGFNAAKALSTNNDNYLEASRPFDVNRDGFVMGEGSGTLILESYEHAIKRGAPILAEVAGGGMAGDAYHLTGTHPDGDGAYLGMQAALEDAGLQASDVDYLNAHATSTPTGDNSELKAAERMFGANTSLNVSATKSMTGHLLGAAGAIEAIACIKAIQEGIIPPTINTKEPEPAFAEKFNLTLGQAQKKTVNVAMSNTFGFGGHIATSIFKKLDA
- a CDS encoding lysophospholipid acyltransferase family protein; translated protein: MKQMSEKLKKVRLVRAFVYGVVGAISYPGLVWVNRLKIEGTEHIAHLPRKNVLFVSNHQTYFADVITFLHIFCAVKWRKKNRLGIPYYLLNPFTNVYYVAAEETMNGSFVSRLFKLAGALTVKRTWRREGSETRRGLDPSDTRKIERALQDSWVITFPQGTTKPFAPGRKGTAHIIKRNRPIVVPVVINGFWRAFTKKGLVFKKKGALLTVRIKPPMTIDYEQPVEVILEQVMDAIEQSKTYMLKGRHHRLKQMASAKV